GCTGATGTTATTGACGTTCTATTTATTGATCAATCCCTGAAAATCGGGGTCGAAGTGAAATCTATTATTTCTACTCCAGAAGATATATTACGTGGTATTTTCCAGTGTGTAAAATACAAGCATTTAATTGAAGCAAAACAAATTGTAGATAATGAACTTCCAAACAGTCGCATTATTTTGGCATTGGAAGGAAGACTTCCCGAGAAATTCATCATAGCAAAAAACCTCTTAGGCATTGAGGTGATTGATAACATATTGATGTCCTAGGAAAAGTCCATAGAAGAATAAATTGACTTCGCTTGATTTATATTATTTTCATATCATTCTTACAATCCATCAACAAAGAATTATATGAAAATCTTACTTAAAATGCTGCGGTTGTGCCGCAGTAGTAATGTATCCAAAAGATAGAGTTCCTGATCTGAAACAATACTATTTCTTTTATTACTTTCAATTTTCATTGATTTTATGCTATTGGAGATACCCCGATATGGAAATCTTCTAAGCTCACTCATCCGGTCCAATACATATCCGGCAAATTTCTTTTTTATAAAAACCGTATCCTTTTTATTATCAAATCCCTTAACATCTATCCCCACAAAATCAACGCGTGGGTTATTTTCATACCACTGACCCAAAAACCCTTCCTCAATAAATTTAGGAATGTATCTTTCAAATCTTTTTTCCCGTTGAAATCGCTCACGGTCAAAAATGTATTCCTCAACGTTTACTTCCACCTCATCCAGTTCAAGGTATTTGGCAAGACATAAGCGATGTTGCCCACCCGTAGTGAAAAAGTGATCGCCATACTGTTCAACTGTCTTTTCCTCCTCATTAAAGTGGATATGGTCAATAATCTGGTCTAAATCGACCAAATTGTCAATAACCCAATCTAGTCGTTTCAGATCGCGCAATAAATCGTCCCAGTGATATGTCCAGTCCTTTACCTTATAAGCTGGACAATTGTACGAGTAGGCGTATTCAATACCACATATGTTTGCTGGATTGATCTTCTTTTTTACAGTCCTCTTGCGATAAAAAAACTCCTTATGGAGAATTTCATCCGGGCGATAAACAATATCGCTATGCCAATGCTGATTAGGATAGTTTGGATTATGTAATTTTATCCAGTCTATCCGTTGTTGATGCGAGTACCTGTAGGCCATTTATTTATATTTTTTCGCATTTTACCAATCGATACCATTCCAGGCTTACCTTTCACTTGCAATTGTATCCGGGTTTACAAGCTCATGAATGGAAGGCACTTTCGAATACCCGTTCCCTCCATAACGAATATGGTCATTATTTTCACTTTTGTAAGTTGTCAGTATATTTTTAAGCTCAATCGCTCCTTTTATGTCGAATATTTCCTTTACATTATCAAAATGCTTTTTAGATGTCATTTTTGCGAAAAAATTGATAGGCTGTGATTCTCCATAAATATAAGTATAAGGAAACCACGTTTCGTAATCAACTATCTTCAGATAGCTAACGAAATAACATACCATATCAGCTAATATAAGGTCGGTCTTTTTAAAATTTTCACACAAATTCATAATAATATACTCTCCAAAACCTGTAATCTTCTTGTGTTCCCTAGAAAAATATTGTTCCAGATATTCATGGTAGCCTCCGATAAAAGTAAACTTAGAAGCTTCTGTCTTCCTGGCATATTTTTCTTTTTTGTAATATTTAGTATGTAGCAGATCTGCAACGAGTTTGTAGTTTTTATTTTTTAAGGCTGCAGCTATTGCATACAGGAAAAGTTCATGAAAAATTACTTTAAAAATGTCAAATCTTGCAGGGCTCCAGCTGCCTTCGTGTTCCCTGGGACTATCATAAAACGGAGCAGTTTCAAAAAATTCGATTAATAATTCATCGCTATTATCCAGTTCGTTACTTGCCAAAATTTCAATAAATTGTACAAAATCTTCTTTCAATGGTTTATATGATTTCAGCGTATCATATAATTTCTCGCCATAACCGATTATATCAGTTGGCGTATTGACAAGCTCAAAATCCCAAAGTTTATCCTGAAAGATCTCAATAAAACTTTTCAATTCCCTATATGCAACCTTTCCATTCTTATTGATCTGGTTATTTATTGTCTTTAATTTATTGTGGGTTTCAGCAAGATTTACAACTGAATCGGTAATATAGCTGGGCGCTTTTATTCCTAATTTAGGTTTAGGAAGCGATGGGGTTTCAAGAATATTTCTTAATAATTCCTCATAACTATTTTCAAAATCCTCTTCCCTTGAAAAATCGATATATTTTCTGCTTTGTAAATACACAGGAAGAAATGCATGTCCATCCTCATCCCTCTCTCTTACGAGTGGAATGAATTTGACTTGCTCTTGCTTCGAATAGATATTTGGCGTAATAATCTGGGTTTCGGTTCCCACACCCCCAGCTCGATCATTAGATTTTTCCGTATACGTTTTATCAGAAACTATAAGTACCCGAAAAATATCTTTTGCCTTAACCATAGTTTCCATGAAACTATGGATATCATGACCATCTTGAAGTGACCACCTATCCAACACAACGTCAACGCTGTCGTTCATTAGTCTTGTTGCAAGATCAACTATCCATTGTTGATGCTCACTATTACCCCATGCATAGGAAATAAATACTTTTTTACTCATGTAAATTGTGCTATTCTAGGTTTAAAATTAGCTTAAATAATGCTATAAATTCTCCAGCTTTCTATAAACAAAAGTAAGTAAATCTTTGTGTTTACAAGCAACCAGCAACAGATCCGCGCGAATAATATTAAAAATAAATCAAGGAAAAGTTAAGACCAGGAAATTTTACAGCAGTGCATTTCCTAGTCTGTGTAAAGAAATCTATTCAGTCCACTTAACGCTATTCCCAAAATGCCTTATGCATAAACTTATTATGGCGTGTGCTTTATGGCACCGGGCTTTCCGTTACAAGTCCTCGTTCCTGTGGGCTTTCCCCTTCAATCACTCACGCAAAAGATATCATTTCAAAATACATAATTCAAAACACCACTATCATTGCCAGCCCACAAAAGCAAAAGCACATTTACGCCATGCCCGTTCCTTCATTGTAAAAGAGCTTTTTGCATTCCCTAACATAGAAAATTGAAAGCCGCTCCTAAGCCCGTCCGGATTATACGCAGCTTTAAATTACCTATGAATAATACTTTTTTAACACGACTGAAATTTCAGGAAAAATAAGATTTGTTTAATCAGTTTTTATCAAAAGAACAGTCGAAAAAGGGAAGTAAAAATACGTCGGCCAGCCACCGACACCACCCTGCAAGAGAAATAACGAATGAACGGTCTACGCCCCAGAGGGTCCCCCCCATTAAATCATCATTTCTCTTGACTCTGCACCATTTGACCGGCGTATACATTGACTTTCTTTTTTTTCCTGTTTTTTCTTTTGAAAAAAATGATTCGGGGCCGAGCCTCAGCAGGACAGGAAAAGGGGGAAGCGTAACAGGATTGTATAACTTAAAAACAGACGATTATGAACATCATCGGAAGGCTGACCAAAAATGCAGAAGTCAGCAAAACACCAAACGGAAAAGAAGTTGTCAACTTCTCCATCGCAGTGAATGACAGCTACAAAAACAAAGCAGGACAGCGCATTGAACAGACCGAATTTGTGGACTGCTCCTATTGGCTTACTCCTAAAGCCGTGACATTCCTTGTCAAAGGGCTATTGGTTGAACTATCGGGCAGAATCAGCGCAAGGGCATGGCTTTCAAGTGACGGAACAGCAAAAGCAGGGCTCAATTTCCATACCTCAGCTATCAAGCCTTTAGGGAAACCCGCCAAGCAGGAAAATGGACAAAGCACACAAACCAGTGCAGAAAAACAGAACGCAAACACTGCAATAGTGGCAGGTTCGGATGATGACGATTTACCTTTCTAACCGTCCGATTCAATCTCACAGATTCATCAATAAACAAAAACACCTTAAAATCAGAAATCATGGCACATAATCTAAATTACAACAACAGAACAGGCAGATATTCATTTTTCTCAGTAAAGGAAAAGGCTTGGCACGGACTAGGACAGATTGTGCAGGACTACCCTACAAGTGCCGAAGCAATTCGGCACGCAGGTCTGGACTACGAAGTAGAAAAAAGCCCACTATTTACAAAAGGTTCGGGCATCGTTCAGATTGCAGACGGTATTGTCATTCAGGACACGGAAATCGAGGTTCCCAATTATTTCGCCAACATCCGCACGGACAACAATACCGTACTCGGTGTAGTGGGCAAAGACTACCATATCGTACAGAATAAAGATGCCTTTACCTTTTTTGACGCTATCGTAGGCGGGGAAAGTGGCATCCTCTACGAAACCGCAGGGGCATTGGGGCAGGGAGAACGCATATTTATAACTGCAAAACTCCCTAACTACATCCGTATCGGCAATTCCGATGATGTGATTGAAAAATATATCTTCCTGACGACCTCCCATGACGGGAGCGGAAGCATCACGGCAGCCTTCACCCCTATCAGAATCGTCTGTCAGAACACCCTGAACGCTTCACTACGCAACATGAGCAACGTAGTACGCATCAAGCACACCGCAGGAGCCAAACAGCGCCTGAACGATGCCCACAAAGTAATGGGGTTGGCAAACACCCTGACCATGCAGATGGATGGCATTTTCAACAGTTGGGCAAAGGTCAAAGTAAAGGACAGCGAAATCCGCAAGCTGATTCAGCTCGCCCTATGTCCGAACAAGGAAACATTTGACCTGCTGAAAAAAGGGGCGGATGATGAATTGTCAACGATGTTCAAAAACACGGTAGATGATGCATTCGCATACGCCATGATTAACGATACCCAATTGATGGAAACCACAAAAGGGACATTGTTTGGCACTTATAATGCCGTGACGGGCTACTTTCAGAACGTCCGAAACTACAAAAACCCTGAAGCAAAACTACAGAGCATCGTTCTGGGCGGTACTGCACAGCTCAAAACGCAAAAGGCATTTGAACTATGCACCTCATTTGAGAAAATTGGTGCAGATGTGTTTGAACTGAATTAATAAAACTTTTAAAGGTGGCAGTCCTGCAAAAGTCTGCCACCTAAAATTAATCCTAAAAGATGTACAAATGAAAACACTAAATCAAATGGATAACCTAGATAGAGCCTATCTACTTGCCAACCTTTTTCCCGATGAACTTAAAAATATGATAGATTTCATCAAGAAAGAAGCAGATTTCTGCCAAGATAACAAGGAGCAGATTTTAAAGGATTGGACAGCAGAGCATATTACTGCCGAACTATGGTACAATTTAATAGCCTTTTTTGAGCGTAGATACAAAAAGAATGGTACAAGACTGTACAGAAATAAAAAAACATTCAGAGACCAACTTTTTGACGGTTACGATGCGCTGTTCAGTATCAATGCTCTCATCAAATTTACAGCAGAACCACAGTGTTCTAAAAAGCTAAAATATGCGATTTACTTGCTATTTGGAGACAATTTACTTGTAAAAATAGACCTACAATCTGAGCCATGAAACCATCAGAAAAAGTGACTGATAAAATGATGCTCAAAGCCTATTCCAATGGGAATCGGAACAACCATGAAATTGCCATTGTAAACCTGACCAACACTTGGTTCAGTTCGACGAAACGCATATTTACCATCGCTAGATCGGCAGGGGTCGGACTTGAATTAAGAGACGGTTACAGGGACGGCTCTGCAAAATTCTTGGTCTATATCGGATGTAACTGTCCGCCTTATGAGCATCTTTTCGGTGAAAAGGACATTACTTTTATAGAAGCTGCCCCCGAAGAAATTGAGGAATTGTACGCTGACAACGAATACATGAAAAGTGACACGCTCCTCTTTACGTATGATGGTATCTCTCATTACAGGACAACCCAGGACATTAATTATCAAACAACGGAGTTCGACCTTGAGCTACTATTAGAAATTTTAGAACAAAAAAATCAGCAAAAATGACACGTTCAAATCTTCATATCACATTGAGCAACGGCGAAGAAATTATATGTGTTGCCGACAGCTCGAGTGCCCCCGAACAGGGTTATATCGTAGAGGAAATTCTTATGCCCTTACTCGCATTAGGCAATAGTAAAAGAGAACTTTTTTTAATCAAAAAGCACTGCACAATGGATGAAAGACGCGCAAATGCATCGTACCGCTATTATATCAACCTCATAAACAAAACAGTTACCCTGTTCGAGGAAAATTATAACTACCGTACAGACCGATTTAAAAAAGGCAAGGATTTAACCCATCGCTATACAAGCTACATAGAAACCTTAAATAATGGAAACCATGAAAAAGGAAAATGAAACAGCGTTTCAGGCGCTCACCATTATCGCTGAAATGGTAATGAAATTCGGACAGCTCTATGTCCTCAATATATCATCCGAAGATTGGCAGCATCTACAGTCCGTCAGGAACGGGCTTGAAAAGGTCATTCACGATAATGGCTACCAAATGAACTATGATAAAAATATTAAGCAGAACATTATTAAAAGATAACAATGGATACTTTGGCAAAATACAAGTTCGCAGATTGGTTATACAACAGGTTTGTCGAAAACTATAAAAATCAAAATGTCGTGGAAGCGTTCATTTTCTTGGACATCCTATCACGCTATCAGCTATTTGCACAGGAAATACGCAAACTTTCTGACCAACGAAGACATATCAAAGAACTGCACAGAACCATCACTAAGGCACTGAAAGAAGGAACAGCGCACAGACTTCGCCTTGCAGGCGAAGAAGGAACAGCAGAATTTAATAAGGTAATGGCAGAATATGAAGCACAATTAAGGGAAATCGGTCTTTCCGAATCATACATCACCGACCGTGTAAGTGACAAAAAAATGAATTATTATGGAAGCAACTAATTTTTTCAGACAGATTGCGAAAATGGAAATGAACAGCAAATTGATGCTAACAATTACCAAAGCAACAGAAAATATAATTATCGTTTCGATATTGATCGAAAATGACAGTTGTGGGGACAAGGCTAAAAACCTGATTCCTCCCTTTAACCTGAAAGGTACGCCCCAAGAACTTGACGAGGGATTTTTTGCCCACATCAAAAAGCCTGTTCAGACAGCTTCTGGTCTGCTGTCCAATATGGAACATTTTATGAAACAGGTAGAACTTGCTCAGGCAAATTCTGCGATGGAAAAACAAAACTCCAATAAGGAACAAAAGGACAAAGACAACAGAAACAAGAAATATAATGAAGCCATGCTAAAAGCGGATGCCTTTGAAAAGGAGGGAAAATACAAAGATGCTTGGACGGCACTCCCAAAAGTCGGGGATTATCCTGAACATTCCGAAGTTATCAAAAACAAACAGGAAATCTATGAAAGACAGTTTGCCCCTAGCCTATTTTCAGATACAGGAAAAGAAACAGTCGAAATAACTCACGAGAATAACCCTTAAAATCAATAATATGTTAGTAGCAACAGAACTTCCAAGAGTATTCGTACTCAAAGAGAAAGAACAGGAAATCAGGCTTGACGACCCTGAGCCAAAATGGAGCGTACAGGCAGTCCTGAATTTTTATTCAAATAACTATCCTGCACTCACCACAGCGAAAATTTCACGTCCAACGATTGCGGATGATACGATTCTCTATCGTTTTGAGACCGTCATCGGAACGAAAGGTTAACTAAAAAGTCAAACACATGAATTATGCAAACACAATATCCCGAAACGGTAAAGCTACCAAGAAAAGAAAACCAAGCTCAACTGCACAGACAATTGGAGCAGTTCGGACGGTGGATGAGAAAACCAAAGGATGCAGGGGAAATACAAAAGGACAAACAGAAGTCCGTACCGCCTGCGATGTTGCCAATGCCTTTTTAGGAATGCGCTTTTCTCCCAGATTGCAGGAAACCGAAACTATACAGGACTGTGATAGATTAAAAATGGACAGGGATTTTAAAAAATCCCTGTCTCTAATCGCTAAAAAATTTAATCTTTCTTTACAGGATTGTGGAAATATCCCTTTTCCGTATAACATTGCTGAATCAATGGCAGACCTTAAAAAACAGCTTAAAAAAGCGGAGACGGATTGGAAAGAAGTCCGATTGATACATCATAATAATAGCACTTACTTTGCAAAGGAAGACAGATACGATACAGGAATGACTTTATACTATATCCCTGTAATTCCACTTTATAACATACTGCACAATTCGGCAACTGAACAAGCTAGTCAGCTTTTACTTTCTGTATATGCCTACATCTATCAGGTTCTTGGTGTACCCTATTACAGAACTGATGATTGCTATTTGTACTCTATGTATGAAATGCTTGAAAATTGGATGTACGATGACGGTGCGGAGGAAGAGTTTATAGCCGACTTTAATGATGCTAAACGCATCGGTGATTTTATCAAAAAAATAATCAGTGACCCGATAAACCTGCACAGTTACACAAACCGCTTAAAAACATTTGTCGCAAAAACCGATTTTGATAAAAAATGCTTGACGGTTGCCAAGTCTTTTTATAAGATTTTTTGCGCCTATCCTAAAGTTCAAATCGATAGAAAATTCTATCCTTTGCGTTTTAGGGAAAGAATAGATATTGATGAGCGTGCGGTTTCATTGGATAACTATGTTTCTTTTTGCGCTTCGATTAAAGGTAGTTTATTTGAATCGCTCTGCCAGTCCGTTAACGATGATTTACAGGAATACTTCGAAATCGACGAACCAACACGCTTTATCCCCTACGATAACAGGAGAATAAAAGAAAACAATTTTGATTTTGAAAGCAAGGTTTTTAATGCCATTGATAGCCTTATTCAAATATGGCAGGAACATCAATACTAAAATTTAGAAATCATGGAAGATATTACAAACAGCTTTGGAACCTATTTTTACCCCTCAAGCGCATTGGTCTTTTATCAGAGCAATGGTGGCTTAAATGATACTTATGTCGAACACTTTGATATGGACAGTGATGGAGCGCCCGTTAATCCCCACCCCCTTACGATAGGTGAAGCAAAAAGATTGGCGACAGCGCTAAAAATTGATGAAGACAGTCTCAATCAGTTAAAATCAAATGGCATTTTACCCAATAACCTATTGTCATTTGACGCAAAATCAGCAACCATAATCTGGTATAGCAAAGCTCAAAAAAGAGAACTTTTATTTTCTGAGGGACTTGGAATAAAGTCAGGAACGGCACAAACCCCGCCTTTGGTTTGGATGGCAGACCGAGAATCACTCCATATTTATGCATTAACCATCAATAGAAAACCAACAGCAAACACCGCCCTGCATTATGCTCCTTTTTTCAATGTATATGAAAGTGGTGAAGTCTGTATGGGAACGGTGGACATAAAAGCAACCGAAACAGGTTCTATAAAAGAGCTGATGACCTTGTGGGAAAACTATTTTTTTAATAGCTATTTCTCCCACATGATGGCTGACCATAATCCAGTTGACGGAAACTGTGTACTGCTATGGGAAAGCCTAATCGGAACTGATACCATGTTCCCAACTGATAGACTTATCAAAAGCAATCAAAAACTTAAAGATATATTACGATGAGAACGCCAAAAACCAATGTCCATTTTTTGGACAATTACCTGCTAAGTCCAACAAACCCCATCCGTGTCAACGTAATCGGTGCAGGTGGAACAGGTTCAAAATTTATGACTGCGCTGATGGAAATCAACCACAGTTTATTGGAACTTAACCACCCAGGATTGGAGGTATATCTTTGGGATGACGATATGATAACCTCCGCAAACGTAGGTCGCCAAAGATATGCAGAATCAGAAAAGGGACTTTTCAAATCTCAGGCAATTATCAATAGGCTGAACCGTTGGTCGGGTACAAACTGGAAAGCCATAACAGAAAAATTCCAACGGGGTGAAGAAGGAGAAATACCCCTCCATGCAGGTGCATCTATTTATGTATCCTGTGTTGATACCGTGGGTTCAAGATTTACGATTGCAGAAATATTACAGGAACTTAATGACAAATACCCCAATCACAGGGACAAGGGAAGATATTGGCTAGACCTCGGAAATACCAAATACACAGGTCAGGCAATACTGTCAACCATCGGAAAAATAGAGCAGCCCACATCAAAGAAGTTTAAAACCTTTGATTCGCTTCCCTCCATTATTGCGGAATACGGTGATGCAATGCTCAGTTCTGAAAAAGAGGATAACACACCAAGTTGCTCGCTGGCTGAAGCCCTTTTAAAACAAGACCTTTTTATCAACAGTACCATTGCACAAATGGGAGCTTCCCTCCTTTGGAATATGTTTAAAACGGGAATGACAGAAAATAGAGGCTTCTTTTTAAATCTAAAGAATTTCAGAACACAACCTATTTGCGTTGGCAGTTGAAAAACTGCCGGCGCCAAAATTCGGCTCCTCCTATGGTCGGAACCGAATTTTGGCAGAAAAGCGGTGCAACCAGTTTTAAAAATAGCACCCGCGGAGCCATTCCATTTTAAAAACCGCTTGCGGCTCGTTCATTATTTTGGTTTGTTTTCTTCTAACAACTAAATTCTGTTTATCAATTTATATTTTTTTGCTAATTCTGTTAACATACACCACCCAAAATTTACCATGATTTTAAAAGAAAATCTATTTATAAAAAGGATTATTTAAAAAGTTTATAAACAAAAAAAGCACCGACGGGTGCTTTTTAAAGTTCATTTAATGCTATAATTTATATTTATCCAGCCTTCCAAAAAATAAACTCTTATGTTTATTTTAGACATTAATTTTATTATAAAATCGATTTTCTGTTAATGTCAGAAATATCAATTTCATTTTCTTCTAACAATGTTTCTAAAGCATCAGAACCTTTTTGCTTAAATAATTCAAACTCAGGTTCTGATATCGGTATAGCAAGAAGAAAATGGACTTCTTCATTTTGTACCATAAAATCTTCAAGTTTATCCTCCCACAAATACGGTGTAGTAAAATAAATATGTTTCATTTCAGAAGCGGGGTAATACATTTCAACGAGTTTTTCAAAAACCACCCCTTCAGAAACCTTCCATTGATCTTTAATGCAAAAAAAAGCACTTGTGCTCAAAATATTCCCCACTTTATCTTGCGCCGAATATCCCGAAATCATTAATTCGTACTTTTTATCTGCTACAGAATAGTCAGACAATCCAATTGTAGCATAAAAAATAACATTTTTATCTAAAGGATCGGGACACTCCATAATGAAAATGGCATGTTCACCTGTATCATCTCCATATTTAATGACTTTTGGTTCTGTACCTATTATTGGGGAAAGCTTTTTGTATAATTCCTTTTGTCTTTCTGTTGGTTTCATATAGTAAATTTACTTAAATTATTCGAAATCGTCGGTATGATCCTCTAGTTTATGTGATCTATTTGTGTTCTGCGTCTCAGGACGATAATGATCTGGATTATTATGTTCATCAATAAATTTTTTACGTGAAATTTCTCTTTCTGCTGCATCTTTTTGATGTTTTCTAAATTCGTGTTTAGGTTTATGACCCATATCCCATTCGCTATCAAATGGTATTTCTTCCTTCGTCAAAGGATCTTTTACAATTCCATCCTCCTTCGCACCATCATAAGCTTTCTTCCTTACACCTTTTCTAAATCCTGATGGCCGCTCGTAATACCATTTTCCATAATCTGTCAAGGTACCATCAGCATTTTTAACAGGATACTCTGGTAGCTTGGGTCTTTTCCCGCCTTTCTTTATTGCCTCAGCAGCCAATTCATCAATATCCTTCGTTACAACAGCAGCTATATCATCACTCTCTTTTTTAGCTAACTGCTCCAATGTCTCTGCGATTCCTCTTTTAGTTCCTGCTTCCAATGCTTCTTTACCCGCTTTTTCAGCTCCAGCCTCGGCAACTTCCTTTACAGTCTTTTCGACAACGACTTCTGCACCCTCTTTTAAAGCTGTCTTACCTGCGGTAACTGCCACTGAGCCACCAGCAGTGTACACAGCTGCGACAGCATCTGGTATAAATTCTCCAACTGTAGTACCGATCTTCCGAGGATTTTTAGCGATCCATTCGCCCGTATCCTGAGCTCCCTTGACAATATCATTTCCAAGCTTGTCCCAATTCTCTTCCTTGGAAGCCCAATCCCATGTTGAATTTGCTGCTTTTTCTAGATTCCCTGGTGTCGTACTCCATTTGTATGCCTCATTAAGTCCTTTAGTGGTCGCCTCATACCCCTCTTTCACCATTCCTCCTAAAGCTTCGGCAGTACCTACCGGGTCTTGCCCAACCTGATAGATAACTTCCCCAAGCCCGACTACTCCATTCACCGCCCCTTCAACTAATCCCGTTCCAAGATCATCAAACCAATCCTTAGCGCCTGCAATAGGTTTCATCCAGTCAGGAATCATCTTATCCCTTTCAGCTCGATTTTCTTTTGTTTTTTGTTCAAGCCAGTCAAATCCTTCTTTGATGTAATCGCTGGGCATCTTCCCTTCTCCTATACCATAAGCAACGGCGGAAGCCCTATCAAAAAATATACTGATCTTACCTCCAAAAATACAATTGCAGGTAGAATCTTCTAGAAGCATCCTGTTTCCATTAATTTTTACACCATCCTTCGGATTATCCCATTGCAAGGTAGTAGGTAAACAGGTTACCCCCGTAGCCCATTTTGCAGGACAGGTACAGAGTCCCATTGGTTTAAGGTGAAAGAAAGGTAACTTATCTGCTTCGGTTGCCATTGGCACCGCATATATTGTCGTATTTTTGTTAAAGCTAACCCGTAATGTCGATGGGCTCGTTCCTTTATCGCAGGCGAGAAAAGCACCCTCTGGCACATACTTTTTTGCCATGATCCACTTATTTATAATTAACGTTCTTAACGCAGGTGCAGATTTCTACCAATTTGGTCTTTCTAAAAATCCGCTCCAATTCACTTAGGTTTTCTTTCGACTCCAAGACTGTGAAATCAGGAATCTTTAATATTTCCGATACCAGACAACCTGATAAGCGTTTAATCTTTACGTCATCGGCATAGATATCTAGACAGTTTAGTTCTGCTAGTTTATCGGCATCCTTACTGCTCAGTAGTATAAAGTATCGGTCATTTTGAAAGACAAGATCCTCTATCTTAAAAATCATATTGCTTTTAAAATATTTCTTTCTTCACGGTACAGCGTACCAGGAATTTCCGCTATACTCATGCACATACTCTGTTCAGACCAAGGCCATTCATCCAAACGGTATCTTTCGATGTAACCTAACTGTAGCTGTGTAGGGACACGTGGCCTATTTTTCAGAATCCTGATCATGGCTGTAACTTTCTCCTGTTCAAACTTTTCATCGTCAATTGTCCCCTGAACTTCGATTTGGATTTTACCATCTTCTAATTCTGTAAGTGTCTCCACAGTATTAATAGGAACCATTTTTGCCGCCAAAAAATTGGGAAGTTCACGATATCCAGTTGTCTCTTCGTCTTTTTTTAACTGATTTGCATGAATACCAGGAAATAGAAGCAGATAAGGCTGTGCAAATCGCAAAGCATCCGATAAGTTGTCTGCGTTTTCCAAAAGTTCATTAATACCTGTGATAAAAATATCTTTGTGCGGATCTTTCTTATGTTCTTTTATAAG
This genomic interval from Chryseobacterium joostei contains the following:
- a CDS encoding GH-E family nuclease, translating into MAKKYVPEGAFLACDKGTSPSTLRVSFNKNTTIYAVPMATEADKLPFFHLKPMGLCTCPAKWATGVTCLPTTLQWDNPKDGVKINGNRMLLEDSTCNCIFGGKISIFFDRASAVAYGIGEGKMPSDYIKEGFDWLEQKTKENRAERDKMIPDWMKPIAGAKDWFDDLGTGLVEGAVNGVVGLGEVIYQVGQDPVGTAEALGGMVKEGYEATTKGLNEAYKWSTTPGNLEKAANSTWDWASKEENWDKLGNDIVKGAQDTGEWIAKNPRKIGTTVGEFIPDAVAAVYTAGGSVAVTAGKTALKEGAEVVVEKTVKEVAEAGAEKAGKEALEAGTKRGIAETLEQLAKKESDDIAAVVTKDIDELAAEAIKKGGKRPKLPEYPVKNADGTLTDYGKWYYERPSGFRKGVRKKAYDGAKEDGIVKDPLTKEEIPFDSEWDMGHKPKHEFRKHQKDAAEREISRKKFIDEHNNPDHYRPETQNTNRSHKLEDHTDDFE